The following proteins are co-located in the Phycisphaerae bacterium genome:
- a CDS encoding MiaB/RimO family radical SAM methylthiotransferase, with translation KPKSTCDPLKLPELTAFAGHTRAFLKAQDGCDNYCTYCIIPIVRPRIESRPIDSICREAEQLVKSGHKEIVLTGICLGAFGRDTTRRQNWTNPETDYLAQLLEKLALAPDLHRLRISSLNPQDITPQLLDVLAKHTNIMPHLHLSLQSGSDNILKKMARLYTAEDYLEKVRMLNSCLENPAITTDIIVGFPGESDRDFEQTTELCKAVGFSRIHVFSFSARRGTPAEKMSPKTEPQIIKERAAILQKLADDLAHQYRENFIGRSERVLIESVDDGFATGRAERYFEMQIPNPDNKIKPNDIIETKIRLG, from the coding sequence CAAGCCCAAAAGCACCTGTGACCCCTTGAAATTGCCCGAATTGACCGCTTTTGCGGGCCATACACGGGCTTTTTTGAAGGCCCAGGACGGCTGCGATAATTATTGTACGTACTGCATCATACCAATTGTTCGCCCCCGAATCGAAAGCCGACCCATAGATTCTATCTGCCGCGAGGCTGAACAACTGGTAAAATCGGGCCATAAGGAAATCGTCCTGACCGGCATCTGTCTCGGCGCGTTCGGCCGGGATACCACTCGCCGGCAAAACTGGACAAACCCCGAAACAGATTACCTCGCGCAATTGCTCGAAAAACTCGCGCTAGCTCCCGACCTGCACCGCCTGCGTATCAGCTCGCTCAACCCGCAGGATATCACGCCGCAACTGCTTGACGTACTCGCCAAACATACTAATATTATGCCGCACCTGCACCTGTCATTGCAGTCCGGCTCGGATAATATTCTTAAAAAAATGGCCCGGCTTTACACGGCCGAGGATTATCTCGAAAAAGTGCGAATGCTGAACTCCTGTTTGGAAAACCCCGCGATTACTACCGATATTATCGTCGGCTTTCCCGGCGAATCCGATAGGGATTTCGAGCAGACAACCGAATTATGCAAGGCCGTCGGATTTTCGCGCATCCACGTATTTAGTTTCTCCGCCCGCCGCGGAACGCCTGCCGAGAAGATGTCACCGAAAACCGAACCGCAAATAATCAAAGAGCGCGCCGCAATACTGCAAAAACTCGCCGATGATTTAGCTCATCAATACAGAGAAAATTTTATTGGCCGCAGTGAACGCGTATTAATCGAATCTGTTGACGATGGATTCGCAACCGGCCGGGCCGAGCGTTACTTCGAAATGCAAATCCCCAACCCTGATAATAAAATCAAACCCAACGACATCATCGAAACCAAGATACGACTCGGTTAG